The proteins below come from a single Streptomyces sp. B3I8 genomic window:
- a CDS encoding cytochrome c biogenesis protein ResB: protein MSESTTTDAARQPANADGEDHDLGAAGSQLSTAPTDTVVPGSFGGVRGPGAKGRLVWTLREITGWARWFWRQLTSMRVALILLFLLSLGAIPGSLIPQSGTDALKVESFKAAHTTLGPVYERLGLFHVYSSVWFSAIYILLFVSLIGCIIPRTWQFVGQLRGRPPGAPRRLTRLPAYATWRTDAEPETVRAAALDALRRRRFRSHVVGDAVAAEKGYVRELGNLLFHIALIVLLVSFAWGQLYKSDGDKLVIEGDGFANTPTQYDDIKSGSLFGSDDLVPFSFDLKSFTGTYERTGPNRGTPRTYEAALTYREGADGVQKKTTVQVNHPLHIGDSKVYLVSHGYAPVVTVRDAKGKVVFHQAVPLLPSDSNVTSQGAIKVLDGYTNAQGRSEQLGFAAFFVPTFAGAGKGTMVSQFPSLDNPVLALTAYHGSLGSDSGIPQNVYQLDTSHAKQYKTADGDIFKDRLAPGQTMKLPGGNGSITFEKDIKEWAGFQIVQEPGSVWALAGAVTAILGLAASLFISRRRVWVRAVRGADGVTVVEMAGLGRSESAKLPQELGDLAARIHAQAPTAPTAPPGTGPADDDAEPGAAEPAEPDAGAQDSDAAATSVADTSAADTPAAGPSDADTSDGDPDAAGPTVSATEGAEKQ, encoded by the coding sequence ATGAGCGAGTCCACGACCACCGACGCGGCACGGCAGCCGGCCAACGCGGACGGTGAGGACCACGACCTCGGTGCCGCCGGCTCCCAGCTGTCCACCGCCCCCACCGACACCGTCGTACCCGGCTCCTTCGGCGGGGTCCGCGGGCCCGGCGCCAAGGGCCGCCTCGTCTGGACCCTGCGCGAGATCACCGGCTGGGCCCGCTGGTTCTGGCGGCAGCTGACCTCCATGCGGGTCGCGCTGATCCTGCTCTTCCTGCTCTCCCTGGGCGCGATCCCCGGCTCGCTGATCCCGCAGTCGGGCACCGACGCGCTCAAGGTCGAGTCGTTCAAGGCCGCCCACACCACGCTCGGGCCCGTCTATGAACGGCTCGGACTGTTCCACGTCTACAGCTCGGTGTGGTTCTCCGCGATCTACATCCTGCTCTTCGTCTCCCTCATCGGCTGCATCATCCCGCGCACCTGGCAGTTCGTCGGCCAGCTCCGCGGCCGCCCGCCGGGCGCCCCGCGCCGGCTGACCCGGCTGCCCGCGTACGCGACCTGGCGCACCGACGCCGAGCCCGAGACGGTGCGCGCCGCCGCGCTCGACGCGCTGCGCCGGCGCCGCTTCCGCTCCCACGTCGTCGGGGACGCGGTCGCCGCCGAGAAGGGGTACGTGCGCGAACTCGGCAACCTGCTCTTCCACATCGCGCTGATCGTGCTGCTCGTCTCCTTCGCCTGGGGCCAGCTCTACAAGTCCGACGGCGACAAGCTGGTGATCGAGGGCGACGGCTTCGCCAACACGCCCACGCAGTACGACGACATCAAGTCCGGCAGCCTCTTCGGCTCCGACGACCTCGTCCCCTTCAGCTTCGACCTGAAGAGCTTCACCGGCACCTACGAGCGCACCGGCCCCAACCGGGGCACCCCGCGCACGTACGAGGCGGCGCTCACCTACCGCGAGGGCGCCGACGGCGTGCAGAAGAAGACCACGGTCCAGGTCAACCACCCGCTGCACATCGGCGACTCCAAGGTCTACCTGGTCAGCCACGGCTACGCCCCGGTCGTCACCGTGCGCGACGCCAAGGGCAAGGTCGTCTTCCACCAGGCCGTGCCGCTGCTGCCGAGCGACTCCAACGTCACCTCGCAGGGCGCTATCAAGGTGCTCGACGGCTACACCAACGCCCAGGGGAGGAGCGAGCAGCTCGGCTTCGCCGCGTTCTTCGTGCCGACCTTCGCGGGCGCCGGCAAGGGCACGATGGTGTCCCAGTTCCCGTCGCTGGACAATCCGGTGCTCGCGCTGACGGCATACCACGGGAGCCTCGGCTCGGACTCCGGCATCCCGCAGAACGTGTACCAGCTCGACACCTCGCACGCGAAGCAGTACAAGACCGCCGACGGCGACATCTTCAAGGACCGGCTGGCGCCGGGACAGACCATGAAGCTGCCGGGCGGCAACGGCTCGATCACCTTCGAGAAGGACATCAAGGAGTGGGCCGGCTTCCAGATCGTCCAGGAGCCCGGCAGCGTCTGGGCGCTGGCCGGGGCCGTCACCGCGATCCTGGGTCTGGCCGCCTCGCTGTTCATCTCGCGCCGGCGGGTGTGGGTACGGGCCGTGCGGGGTGCCGACGGCGTCACGGTCGTGGAGATGGCGGGCCTGGGCCGCAGCGAATCCGCGAAGCTCCCGCAGGAGCTGGGCGACCTGGCCGCCCGCATCCACGCGCAGGCTCCGACGGCTCCGACGGCGCCGCCCGGGACCGGCCCGGCCGATGACGACGCCGAACCGGGCGCCGCCGAGCCCGCCGAGCC
- a CDS encoding cytochrome c biogenesis CcdA family protein → MTVRNGALLLAVPVAVLGGLVSFFSPCVLPLVPGYLSYVTGVTGTDLAEARRGRMAGGAALFVAGFTVVFVSGGALFGYFGQTLQEYSGTLSKVLGGLMIALGVFFMGLMPWLTQREFRFHRRPTAGLIGAPVLGALFGIGWTPCIGPTLASVLALSSNEASAGRGAILTVAYCLGLGVPFVLAAVAFRKALGAFGWVKRHYVWVMRLGGSMMIATGVLLLTGAWDHLVQEMQTWSNGFTVGI, encoded by the coding sequence ATGACGGTCCGCAACGGAGCCCTGCTCCTCGCGGTCCCGGTCGCCGTACTCGGGGGCCTCGTCTCCTTCTTCTCCCCGTGCGTCCTGCCGCTCGTCCCCGGCTACCTCTCCTACGTGACCGGCGTGACCGGCACCGATCTGGCCGAGGCCCGGCGCGGCCGGATGGCCGGCGGGGCCGCGCTCTTCGTCGCCGGGTTCACCGTGGTGTTCGTCTCCGGCGGGGCGCTCTTCGGCTACTTCGGGCAGACGCTCCAGGAGTACAGCGGCACCCTCTCCAAGGTGCTCGGCGGCCTGATGATCGCCCTCGGCGTCTTCTTCATGGGCCTGATGCCCTGGCTCACCCAGCGCGAGTTCCGCTTCCACCGCCGCCCCACCGCCGGGCTGATCGGCGCGCCCGTCCTCGGCGCGCTGTTCGGCATCGGCTGGACGCCGTGCATCGGCCCGACCCTCGCCTCCGTGCTCGCCCTCTCCTCCAACGAGGCGAGCGCGGGCCGCGGGGCCATACTGACCGTCGCCTACTGCCTCGGTCTGGGCGTACCGTTCGTGCTCGCCGCCGTGGCCTTCCGCAAGGCGCTCGGCGCCTTCGGCTGGGTCAAGCGGCACTACGTGTGGGTCATGCGGCTCGGCGGCAGCATGATGATCGCCACGGGGGTACTGCTGCTGACCGGCGCCTGGGACCACCTGGTGCAGGAGATGCAGACCTGGTCCAACGGCTTCACTGTGGGGATCTGA
- a CDS encoding TlpA disulfide reductase family protein, which yields MTAACRAPQHPNRIVSRRRSRRRTALAGAGAAVAALLLTACGSGGVSGGSGNTNFVAGKDGIDTAGEGDRQTAPDLSGRTIDGKQLDVADYKGKVVVVNVWGSWCSPCRAEADSFAKVAKESASKGVQFVGINTRDTSTTPAVEFEKAHGITYPSLYDPAGRLLLRFRKGTLNPQAIPSTLILDRDGRIAARTLQPLSEEKLHEMLDPVVAEK from the coding sequence ATGACCGCCGCCTGCCGTGCCCCCCAGCACCCGAACCGCATCGTGAGCCGCCGTCGCAGCCGTCGTCGCACCGCCCTGGCCGGCGCCGGGGCCGCCGTCGCGGCACTCCTGCTGACCGCCTGCGGCTCCGGCGGGGTGTCCGGGGGATCGGGGAACACCAACTTCGTGGCCGGCAAGGACGGCATCGACACCGCCGGCGAGGGTGACCGCCAGACCGCGCCCGACCTGTCCGGCAGGACCATCGACGGCAAGCAGCTCGACGTCGCCGACTACAAGGGCAAGGTCGTCGTCGTGAACGTCTGGGGCTCCTGGTGCTCGCCCTGCCGGGCCGAGGCCGACAGCTTCGCCAAGGTCGCCAAGGAGAGCGCGAGCAAGGGCGTGCAGTTCGTCGGCATCAACACGCGGGACACCAGCACCACCCCCGCCGTCGAGTTCGAGAAGGCCCACGGGATCACCTATCCGAGCCTGTACGACCCCGCCGGCCGGCTCCTGCTGCGCTTCCGGAAGGGCACGCTCAACCCGCAGGCCATCCCCTCCACGCTGATCCTCGACCGGGACGGCAGGATCGCCGCGCGGACGCTGCAGCCACTGAGCGAGGAAAAGCTGCACGAGATGCTCGACCCGGTCGTAGCGGAGAAGTGA